In one Drosophila pseudoobscura strain MV-25-SWS-2005 chromosome X, UCI_Dpse_MV25, whole genome shotgun sequence genomic region, the following are encoded:
- the LOC4812465 gene encoding uncharacterized protein isoform X2 gives MEEEATSSTTAAATAAAATTTAAAAAAGTSASLQRVGSQSSLEQASPMSPSQVVAPAPHHYHYIQYPAHYHQPQMPMQLQPQIQQTGSQCQCPCSCGRAPQMPQLPPQQQQQHPSQNGSMAVAVLVHQQASVPAADQSTPLKTQSAQSLLNHSYQALHEEQQQQQQRDRLNLQLDTSVGAGSCDCDLECSCAANGGSSLAQHKRSLLADAMLGADEITVSESDNNSTMIKKKKPRSSAGQLPPKTQPTGDSCNDIYHDTELEGAGGSVPSSGGGGSRGRKSQNLDDNRPPLPPRPPPRPRSNGNGSIAHRHGAGIKKYVVWCLICGGFSCLLGVLFLGVYFLLHSYTITVGNFETVPTFVPATLLILTGICIMSLARRRNRYSYLIKLSGACGLVSALTCALVTVTTTVLHMSRLQALRECEYAQKTRTCTCYSDLIESQVDRVDKGVRLVFDSLSDCGVVHGSLYSCLRAIFGLSVAGVLIAVFSCMLVYQLLSHERKKMYWEQLELRCRSLYASQAPPPSLGALGAPGRMLNCRCCEQCHAHRQMTLPLQTTAYPWDEATVAAAAAAAGGGGAEQRFWAAQPPGNFYSPNPGGEDPSGPCRGGERGAGGGGGRSSSGWSWPRMPWQRTTPDTGRRFRQAAASPDSQYGFSSATAMAADGNQMLIEEPAVGATYNGMPPPNALPYGVWGPPPPYSDPNSPARRGYYQYLQPAACLAGNPSTTTVALTQEQLHQQAMQHQHPHAHPQQQQQMQLQLQRIQGQSATLERMDGLSLSSMTGNMTGMTSTRSSAYKSKVEYENTPSDSDGGGNARERDRCSNTLPTRKLKKRIEAGTGAKSIGPQSNPSQQRPNVQQLFAKQEQQPLQQQSTQSGTQQAQTQSSAGVENSGYQDSNGAIAKDQVGGGVVGSLLQDPAESEVYFADVSSCCNMSVKNDNYYDNAHRHQGHHHHQHQHSNCSHSSTQSNANTNNSSANEDYLAQRFGRREHSIRSRLPIPQARLEDDYESSNLNMPTMKEQQQQQQQLQKEISRQSMCSVESEAKTEFTDLSPSTPCGGSLPPPPANFASDPPCTTGQQSPSFVASFPYSSESQCLEAHRRSTKNIHELLMAGGGTSTVGADSHYEVINDRNNPVAGYQLQRAIAGGSHKHKSKSKTRSREQLDIYGSGGADRSDWSSDGGRL, from the exons atggaggaggaggcaacatcatccacaacagcagcagcaacagcagcagcagcaacaacaactgcagcagcagcagcagcaggaacatcAGCATCCTTGCAACGTGTCGGCTCTCAATCGAGTCTAGAACAGGCGTCGCCCATGTCCCCCAGCCAGGTGGTTGCACCGGCTCCCCATCACTATCATTACATACAATATCCGGCGCATTATCACCAGCCGCAGATGCCGATGCAGTTGCAGCCGCAGATCCAGCAGACGGgcagccaatgccaatgccctTGCTCATGTGGCCGGGCGCCACAGATGCCCCAactgccgccgcagcagcagcagcagcatccatcGCAGAACGGCTCCATGGCTGTGGCGGTGCTGGTGCACCAACAGGCCTCTGTTCCAGCCGCTGATCAATCGACGCCACTCAAGACGCAGTCGGCCCAGTCCCTGCTCAACCACTCCTACCAGGCGCTgcacgaggagcagcagcagcagcagcagagggatCGGCTCAATCTCCAGCTGGACACGTCGGTGGGAGCCGGCAGCTGTGACTGCGACCTGGAGTGCAGCTGTGCCGCCAACGGAGGCTCTTCCCTTGCCCAGCACAAGCGCAGCCTGCTGGCGGATGCCATGCTCGGCGCCGACGAGATCACGGTCAGTGAAtccgacaacaacagcacaatgatcaagaagaagaagccccGCTCCAGTGCCGGGCAGCTGCCGCCCAAGACTCAGCCCACGGGCGACAGCTGCAACGACATTTACCACGACACGGAGCTGGAGGGGGCAGGAGGTTCTGTGCCCTCCTCGGGGGGAGGCGGCTCCCGCGGCAGAAAGTCCCAGAATCTAGACGACAACCGTCCGCCCCTGCCGCCACGCCCACCGCCCAGGCCACGCAGCAACGGAAATGGATCCATAG CCCATCGCCATGGAGCTGGCATCAAGAAGTACGTGGTGTGGTGCCTCATCTGCGGCGGCTTCAGCTGCCTGCTTGGCGTGCTCTTCCTGGGCGTCTACTTCCTGCTGCACTCGTACACCATCACCGTGGGCAACTTTGAGACAGTGCCGACCTTTGTGCCTGCCACACTGCTCATCCTCACGGGCATCTGCATCATGAGCCTGGCCCGTCGAAGGAATCGCTACAGCTATTTG ATTAAGCTGTCGGGCGCCTGTGGCCTGGTATCTGCCCTCACCTGTGCCTTGGTCACGGTTACCACCACCGTGCTGCACATGAGTCGCCTGCAGGCGCTGCGGGAGTGCGAGTACGCCCAGAAGACGCGCACCTGCACCTGCTACTCGGACCTCATCGAGTCCCAGGTGGATCGGGTGGACAAGG GAGTGCGTCTGGTGTTCGACTCTCTCTCCGATTGCGGCGTTGTCCATGGATCGCTGTACTCCTGCCTGCGGGCCATCTTCGGGCTGTCTGTGGCCGGAGTGCTCATCGCCGTCTTCAGCTGCATGCTGGTCTACCAGCTGCTCAGCCATGAGCGCAAGAAGATGTACTgggagcagctggagctgcgATGCCGCTCCCTCTATGCCAGCCAGGCGCCGCCACCCTCTCTGGGGGCTCTTGGGGCCCCCGGACGGATGCTCAATTGTCGCTGCTGCGAGCAGTGCCACGCCCATCGGCAGATGACGCTGCCGTTGCAGACAACCGCTTATCCCTGGGACGAGGCcacggtggcggcagcggccgcggcagccggaggcggaggagcggAGCAGCGCTTCTGGGCGGCACAGCCACCGGGAAACTTTTACTCGCCAAATCCCGGCGGAGAGGATCCCTCCGGACCGTGTCGCGGCGGAGAAcggggagcaggaggaggaggcggacgaagcagcagcggctggaGCTGGCCGAGAATGCCATGGCAGCGCACTACTCCGGACACGGGAAGACGCTtccggcaggcagcagccagtcCGGACTCCCAGTACGGTTTCAGCTCGGCCACGGCCATGGCGGCGGACGGTAATCAGATGCTGATCGAGGAGCCGGCCGTGGGTGCCACCTACAATGGCATGCCGCCGCCCAACGCCTTGCCCTACGGAGTGTGGGGTCCGCCGCCGCCCTACAGCGATCCCAACAGCCCCGCAAGGCGTGGCTACTACCAGTATCTGCAGCCGGCGGCTTGTCTGGCTGGCAATCCCTCAACCACAACGGTGGCGCTCACCCAGGAGCAGCTGCACCAGCAGGCgatgcagcaccagcacccacacgcacatccccagcagcagcagcagatgcagctgcagctgcagcgaaTCCAAGGCCAGTCGGCCACTCTGGAGCGGATGGACGGTCTGAGCCTGAGCAGTATGACTGGCAATATGACCGGCATGACGTCCACCCGATCCTCCGCCTACAAGTCGAAGGTGGAGTACGAGAACACGCCCTCGGACAGCGACGGAGGCGGCAATGCGAGGGAGAGGGACCGCTGCTCCAACACGCTACCCACGCGCAAGCTGAAGAAGCGCATCGAGGCAGGCACTGGGGCCAAGAGCATCGGACCCCAGAGCAATCCCAGCCAGCAGCGTCCCAATGTGCAGCAGCTATTCGccaagcaggagcagcagccactgcagcagcagtctaCGCAGAGCGGCACGCAGCAGGCACAGACGCAGTCGTCGGCGGGCGTGGAGAACAGCGGCTATCAGGACTCGAACGGAGCCATAGCCAAAGATCAGGTGGGCGGTGGGGTCGTGGGGTCACTTCTACAGGACCCCGCCGAGTCGGAGGTCTACTTTGCGGacgtcagcagctgctgcaacatGTCCGTGAAGAACGACAACTACTACGACAACGCCCACCGCCACCAGGGgcaccaccatcatcagcaccagcacagcaactgcagccacagcagcactCAGAgcaacgccaacaccaacaactcCTCGGCGAACGAGGATTATCTGGCCCAGAGGTTCGGACGACGCGAGCACTCCATACGCAGTCGCTTGCCCATTCCCCAGGCCCGCCTCGAGGACGACTACGAGAGCTCCAACCTCAATATGCCGACGatgaaggagcagcagcagcagcagcagcagctgcagaaggaGATCTCGCGCCAGAGCATGTGCTCCGTGGAGTCGGAGGCCAAGACTGAGTTCACCGACCTGTCGCCATCGACGCCCTGCGGAGGATCGCTTCCTCCGCCGCCCGCAAACTTTGCCAGCGATCCGCCGTGCACGACGGGCCAGCAGTCGCCGAGCTTTGTGGCCTCGTTCCCGTACTCCTCGGAGTCGCAGTGCCTGGAGGCGCATCGCCGCTCGACAAAGAACATCCACGAGCTGCTCATGGCCGGTGGTGGGACCTCAACTGTAGGGGCCGACTCCCACTACGAGGTCAT
- the LOC4812465 gene encoding uncharacterized protein isoform X1, with the protein MEEEATSSTTAAATAAAATTTAAAAAAGTSASLQRVGSQSSLEQASPMSPSQVVAPAPHHYHYIQYPAHYHQPQMPMQLQPQIQQTGSQCQCPCSCGRAPQMPQLPPQQQQQHPSQNGSMAVAVLVHQQASVPAADQSTPLKTQSAQSLLNHSYQALHEEQQQQQQRDRLNLQLDTSVGAGSCDCDLECSCAANGGSSLAQHKRSLLADAMLGADEITVSESDNNSTMIKKKKPRSSAGQLPPKTQPTGDSCNDIYHDTELEGAGGSVPSSGGGGSRGRKSQNLDDNRPPLPPRPPPRPRSNGNGSIAHRHGAGIKKYVVWCLICGGFSCLLGVLFLGVYFLLHSYTITVGNFETVPTFVPATLLILTGICIMSLARRRNRYSYLIKLSGACGLVSALTCALVTVTTTVLHMSRLQALRECEYAQKTRTCTCYSDLIESQVDRVDKEGVRLVFDSLSDCGVVHGSLYSCLRAIFGLSVAGVLIAVFSCMLVYQLLSHERKKMYWEQLELRCRSLYASQAPPPSLGALGAPGRMLNCRCCEQCHAHRQMTLPLQTTAYPWDEATVAAAAAAAGGGGAEQRFWAAQPPGNFYSPNPGGEDPSGPCRGGERGAGGGGGRSSSGWSWPRMPWQRTTPDTGRRFRQAAASPDSQYGFSSATAMAADGNQMLIEEPAVGATYNGMPPPNALPYGVWGPPPPYSDPNSPARRGYYQYLQPAACLAGNPSTTTVALTQEQLHQQAMQHQHPHAHPQQQQQMQLQLQRIQGQSATLERMDGLSLSSMTGNMTGMTSTRSSAYKSKVEYENTPSDSDGGGNARERDRCSNTLPTRKLKKRIEAGTGAKSIGPQSNPSQQRPNVQQLFAKQEQQPLQQQSTQSGTQQAQTQSSAGVENSGYQDSNGAIAKDQVGGGVVGSLLQDPAESEVYFADVSSCCNMSVKNDNYYDNAHRHQGHHHHQHQHSNCSHSSTQSNANTNNSSANEDYLAQRFGRREHSIRSRLPIPQARLEDDYESSNLNMPTMKEQQQQQQQLQKEISRQSMCSVESEAKTEFTDLSPSTPCGGSLPPPPANFASDPPCTTGQQSPSFVASFPYSSESQCLEAHRRSTKNIHELLMAGGGTSTVGADSHYEVINDRNNPVAGYQLQRAIAGGSHKHKSKSKTRSREQLDIYGSGGADRSDWSSDGGRL; encoded by the exons atggaggaggaggcaacatcatccacaacagcagcagcaacagcagcagcagcaacaacaactgcagcagcagcagcagcaggaacatcAGCATCCTTGCAACGTGTCGGCTCTCAATCGAGTCTAGAACAGGCGTCGCCCATGTCCCCCAGCCAGGTGGTTGCACCGGCTCCCCATCACTATCATTACATACAATATCCGGCGCATTATCACCAGCCGCAGATGCCGATGCAGTTGCAGCCGCAGATCCAGCAGACGGgcagccaatgccaatgccctTGCTCATGTGGCCGGGCGCCACAGATGCCCCAactgccgccgcagcagcagcagcagcatccatcGCAGAACGGCTCCATGGCTGTGGCGGTGCTGGTGCACCAACAGGCCTCTGTTCCAGCCGCTGATCAATCGACGCCACTCAAGACGCAGTCGGCCCAGTCCCTGCTCAACCACTCCTACCAGGCGCTgcacgaggagcagcagcagcagcagcagagggatCGGCTCAATCTCCAGCTGGACACGTCGGTGGGAGCCGGCAGCTGTGACTGCGACCTGGAGTGCAGCTGTGCCGCCAACGGAGGCTCTTCCCTTGCCCAGCACAAGCGCAGCCTGCTGGCGGATGCCATGCTCGGCGCCGACGAGATCACGGTCAGTGAAtccgacaacaacagcacaatgatcaagaagaagaagccccGCTCCAGTGCCGGGCAGCTGCCGCCCAAGACTCAGCCCACGGGCGACAGCTGCAACGACATTTACCACGACACGGAGCTGGAGGGGGCAGGAGGTTCTGTGCCCTCCTCGGGGGGAGGCGGCTCCCGCGGCAGAAAGTCCCAGAATCTAGACGACAACCGTCCGCCCCTGCCGCCACGCCCACCGCCCAGGCCACGCAGCAACGGAAATGGATCCATAG CCCATCGCCATGGAGCTGGCATCAAGAAGTACGTGGTGTGGTGCCTCATCTGCGGCGGCTTCAGCTGCCTGCTTGGCGTGCTCTTCCTGGGCGTCTACTTCCTGCTGCACTCGTACACCATCACCGTGGGCAACTTTGAGACAGTGCCGACCTTTGTGCCTGCCACACTGCTCATCCTCACGGGCATCTGCATCATGAGCCTGGCCCGTCGAAGGAATCGCTACAGCTATTTG ATTAAGCTGTCGGGCGCCTGTGGCCTGGTATCTGCCCTCACCTGTGCCTTGGTCACGGTTACCACCACCGTGCTGCACATGAGTCGCCTGCAGGCGCTGCGGGAGTGCGAGTACGCCCAGAAGACGCGCACCTGCACCTGCTACTCGGACCTCATCGAGTCCCAGGTGGATCGGGTGGACAAGG AAGGAGTGCGTCTGGTGTTCGACTCTCTCTCCGATTGCGGCGTTGTCCATGGATCGCTGTACTCCTGCCTGCGGGCCATCTTCGGGCTGTCTGTGGCCGGAGTGCTCATCGCCGTCTTCAGCTGCATGCTGGTCTACCAGCTGCTCAGCCATGAGCGCAAGAAGATGTACTgggagcagctggagctgcgATGCCGCTCCCTCTATGCCAGCCAGGCGCCGCCACCCTCTCTGGGGGCTCTTGGGGCCCCCGGACGGATGCTCAATTGTCGCTGCTGCGAGCAGTGCCACGCCCATCGGCAGATGACGCTGCCGTTGCAGACAACCGCTTATCCCTGGGACGAGGCcacggtggcggcagcggccgcggcagccggaggcggaggagcggAGCAGCGCTTCTGGGCGGCACAGCCACCGGGAAACTTTTACTCGCCAAATCCCGGCGGAGAGGATCCCTCCGGACCGTGTCGCGGCGGAGAAcggggagcaggaggaggaggcggacgaagcagcagcggctggaGCTGGCCGAGAATGCCATGGCAGCGCACTACTCCGGACACGGGAAGACGCTtccggcaggcagcagccagtcCGGACTCCCAGTACGGTTTCAGCTCGGCCACGGCCATGGCGGCGGACGGTAATCAGATGCTGATCGAGGAGCCGGCCGTGGGTGCCACCTACAATGGCATGCCGCCGCCCAACGCCTTGCCCTACGGAGTGTGGGGTCCGCCGCCGCCCTACAGCGATCCCAACAGCCCCGCAAGGCGTGGCTACTACCAGTATCTGCAGCCGGCGGCTTGTCTGGCTGGCAATCCCTCAACCACAACGGTGGCGCTCACCCAGGAGCAGCTGCACCAGCAGGCgatgcagcaccagcacccacacgcacatccccagcagcagcagcagatgcagctgcagctgcagcgaaTCCAAGGCCAGTCGGCCACTCTGGAGCGGATGGACGGTCTGAGCCTGAGCAGTATGACTGGCAATATGACCGGCATGACGTCCACCCGATCCTCCGCCTACAAGTCGAAGGTGGAGTACGAGAACACGCCCTCGGACAGCGACGGAGGCGGCAATGCGAGGGAGAGGGACCGCTGCTCCAACACGCTACCCACGCGCAAGCTGAAGAAGCGCATCGAGGCAGGCACTGGGGCCAAGAGCATCGGACCCCAGAGCAATCCCAGCCAGCAGCGTCCCAATGTGCAGCAGCTATTCGccaagcaggagcagcagccactgcagcagcagtctaCGCAGAGCGGCACGCAGCAGGCACAGACGCAGTCGTCGGCGGGCGTGGAGAACAGCGGCTATCAGGACTCGAACGGAGCCATAGCCAAAGATCAGGTGGGCGGTGGGGTCGTGGGGTCACTTCTACAGGACCCCGCCGAGTCGGAGGTCTACTTTGCGGacgtcagcagctgctgcaacatGTCCGTGAAGAACGACAACTACTACGACAACGCCCACCGCCACCAGGGgcaccaccatcatcagcaccagcacagcaactgcagccacagcagcactCAGAgcaacgccaacaccaacaactcCTCGGCGAACGAGGATTATCTGGCCCAGAGGTTCGGACGACGCGAGCACTCCATACGCAGTCGCTTGCCCATTCCCCAGGCCCGCCTCGAGGACGACTACGAGAGCTCCAACCTCAATATGCCGACGatgaaggagcagcagcagcagcagcagcagctgcagaaggaGATCTCGCGCCAGAGCATGTGCTCCGTGGAGTCGGAGGCCAAGACTGAGTTCACCGACCTGTCGCCATCGACGCCCTGCGGAGGATCGCTTCCTCCGCCGCCCGCAAACTTTGCCAGCGATCCGCCGTGCACGACGGGCCAGCAGTCGCCGAGCTTTGTGGCCTCGTTCCCGTACTCCTCGGAGTCGCAGTGCCTGGAGGCGCATCGCCGCTCGACAAAGAACATCCACGAGCTGCTCATGGCCGGTGGTGGGACCTCAACTGTAGGGGCCGACTCCCACTACGAGGTCAT
- the LOC4812465 gene encoding uncharacterized protein isoform X3 — MHGYPVMQFVQYSMPPPCSWVPAPPPSSGNVDAHHRAHRHGAGIKKYVVWCLICGGFSCLLGVLFLGVYFLLHSYTITVGNFETVPTFVPATLLILTGICIMSLARRRNRYSYLIKLSGACGLVSALTCALVTVTTTVLHMSRLQALRECEYAQKTRTCTCYSDLIESQVDRVDKEGVRLVFDSLSDCGVVHGSLYSCLRAIFGLSVAGVLIAVFSCMLVYQLLSHERKKMYWEQLELRCRSLYASQAPPPSLGALGAPGRMLNCRCCEQCHAHRQMTLPLQTTAYPWDEATVAAAAAAAGGGGAEQRFWAAQPPGNFYSPNPGGEDPSGPCRGGERGAGGGGGRSSSGWSWPRMPWQRTTPDTGRRFRQAAASPDSQYGFSSATAMAADGNQMLIEEPAVGATYNGMPPPNALPYGVWGPPPPYSDPNSPARRGYYQYLQPAACLAGNPSTTTVALTQEQLHQQAMQHQHPHAHPQQQQQMQLQLQRIQGQSATLERMDGLSLSSMTGNMTGMTSTRSSAYKSKVEYENTPSDSDGGGNARERDRCSNTLPTRKLKKRIEAGTGAKSIGPQSNPSQQRPNVQQLFAKQEQQPLQQQSTQSGTQQAQTQSSAGVENSGYQDSNGAIAKDQVGGGVVGSLLQDPAESEVYFADVSSCCNMSVKNDNYYDNAHRHQGHHHHQHQHSNCSHSSTQSNANTNNSSANEDYLAQRFGRREHSIRSRLPIPQARLEDDYESSNLNMPTMKEQQQQQQQLQKEISRQSMCSVESEAKTEFTDLSPSTPCGGSLPPPPANFASDPPCTTGQQSPSFVASFPYSSESQCLEAHRRSTKNIHELLMAGGGTSTVGADSHYEVINDRNNPVAGYQLQRAIAGGSHKHKSKSKTRSREQLDIYGSGGADRSDWSSDGGRL; from the exons ATGCATGGCTATCCGGTGATGCAGTTCGTGCAGTACAGCATGCCGCCACCCTGCTCCTGGGTGCCCGCACCGCCCCCGTCCTCCGGCAATGTGGATGCCCATCATCGTG CCCATCGCCATGGAGCTGGCATCAAGAAGTACGTGGTGTGGTGCCTCATCTGCGGCGGCTTCAGCTGCCTGCTTGGCGTGCTCTTCCTGGGCGTCTACTTCCTGCTGCACTCGTACACCATCACCGTGGGCAACTTTGAGACAGTGCCGACCTTTGTGCCTGCCACACTGCTCATCCTCACGGGCATCTGCATCATGAGCCTGGCCCGTCGAAGGAATCGCTACAGCTATTTG ATTAAGCTGTCGGGCGCCTGTGGCCTGGTATCTGCCCTCACCTGTGCCTTGGTCACGGTTACCACCACCGTGCTGCACATGAGTCGCCTGCAGGCGCTGCGGGAGTGCGAGTACGCCCAGAAGACGCGCACCTGCACCTGCTACTCGGACCTCATCGAGTCCCAGGTGGATCGGGTGGACAAGG AAGGAGTGCGTCTGGTGTTCGACTCTCTCTCCGATTGCGGCGTTGTCCATGGATCGCTGTACTCCTGCCTGCGGGCCATCTTCGGGCTGTCTGTGGCCGGAGTGCTCATCGCCGTCTTCAGCTGCATGCTGGTCTACCAGCTGCTCAGCCATGAGCGCAAGAAGATGTACTgggagcagctggagctgcgATGCCGCTCCCTCTATGCCAGCCAGGCGCCGCCACCCTCTCTGGGGGCTCTTGGGGCCCCCGGACGGATGCTCAATTGTCGCTGCTGCGAGCAGTGCCACGCCCATCGGCAGATGACGCTGCCGTTGCAGACAACCGCTTATCCCTGGGACGAGGCcacggtggcggcagcggccgcggcagccggaggcggaggagcggAGCAGCGCTTCTGGGCGGCACAGCCACCGGGAAACTTTTACTCGCCAAATCCCGGCGGAGAGGATCCCTCCGGACCGTGTCGCGGCGGAGAAcggggagcaggaggaggaggcggacgaagcagcagcggctggaGCTGGCCGAGAATGCCATGGCAGCGCACTACTCCGGACACGGGAAGACGCTtccggcaggcagcagccagtcCGGACTCCCAGTACGGTTTCAGCTCGGCCACGGCCATGGCGGCGGACGGTAATCAGATGCTGATCGAGGAGCCGGCCGTGGGTGCCACCTACAATGGCATGCCGCCGCCCAACGCCTTGCCCTACGGAGTGTGGGGTCCGCCGCCGCCCTACAGCGATCCCAACAGCCCCGCAAGGCGTGGCTACTACCAGTATCTGCAGCCGGCGGCTTGTCTGGCTGGCAATCCCTCAACCACAACGGTGGCGCTCACCCAGGAGCAGCTGCACCAGCAGGCgatgcagcaccagcacccacacgcacatccccagcagcagcagcagatgcagctgcagctgcagcgaaTCCAAGGCCAGTCGGCCACTCTGGAGCGGATGGACGGTCTGAGCCTGAGCAGTATGACTGGCAATATGACCGGCATGACGTCCACCCGATCCTCCGCCTACAAGTCGAAGGTGGAGTACGAGAACACGCCCTCGGACAGCGACGGAGGCGGCAATGCGAGGGAGAGGGACCGCTGCTCCAACACGCTACCCACGCGCAAGCTGAAGAAGCGCATCGAGGCAGGCACTGGGGCCAAGAGCATCGGACCCCAGAGCAATCCCAGCCAGCAGCGTCCCAATGTGCAGCAGCTATTCGccaagcaggagcagcagccactgcagcagcagtctaCGCAGAGCGGCACGCAGCAGGCACAGACGCAGTCGTCGGCGGGCGTGGAGAACAGCGGCTATCAGGACTCGAACGGAGCCATAGCCAAAGATCAGGTGGGCGGTGGGGTCGTGGGGTCACTTCTACAGGACCCCGCCGAGTCGGAGGTCTACTTTGCGGacgtcagcagctgctgcaacatGTCCGTGAAGAACGACAACTACTACGACAACGCCCACCGCCACCAGGGgcaccaccatcatcagcaccagcacagcaactgcagccacagcagcactCAGAgcaacgccaacaccaacaactcCTCGGCGAACGAGGATTATCTGGCCCAGAGGTTCGGACGACGCGAGCACTCCATACGCAGTCGCTTGCCCATTCCCCAGGCCCGCCTCGAGGACGACTACGAGAGCTCCAACCTCAATATGCCGACGatgaaggagcagcagcagcagcagcagcagctgcagaaggaGATCTCGCGCCAGAGCATGTGCTCCGTGGAGTCGGAGGCCAAGACTGAGTTCACCGACCTGTCGCCATCGACGCCCTGCGGAGGATCGCTTCCTCCGCCGCCCGCAAACTTTGCCAGCGATCCGCCGTGCACGACGGGCCAGCAGTCGCCGAGCTTTGTGGCCTCGTTCCCGTACTCCTCGGAGTCGCAGTGCCTGGAGGCGCATCGCCGCTCGACAAAGAACATCCACGAGCTGCTCATGGCCGGTGGTGGGACCTCAACTGTAGGGGCCGACTCCCACTACGAGGTCAT